Proteins found in one Actinokineospora alba genomic segment:
- a CDS encoding IucA/IucC family protein codes for MTASTTAAAGLSVDTADLLTAHTILGCLVREVAGPERRTGIVDRFLVVHLPYTGRTLRARLRRASTVAAHRFTGPVQSEQDDGGWRSCAADELAALIDAELTLRTGHGNDEFAGQVAASRDALEDILRTRPKSADRPVPGSAGAYLDSEQSLVAGHPRHPTPKSRSGGSEQWRRYAPESRSAFPLRWLAAPAELVRDHAVDDLGFDGHARTADLPVPEGFRALPVHPWQFALMSADNAAGPILRAAMAAGALRDLGETGPQFHPTASVRTLYQPETDLFLKTSLNVRITNCLRKNSDYELAGAVELTRLLAEPCARVTREHPGFGFLPEPAARTVDLPARYGDRRGRHALLEGFGTIVRGGLGEHLGGQVHLAGALAAEHRDPVGTRTRLADLVGTANVEAWALRWWHRYTNLLVPPVLSLWAEHGVVLEPHPQNVLVVLGPDSMPVRVLARDLEGTKLLTDRHLDTLAALPADVARAVAYDDERAWNRIAYCLFVNHLTEFAGALADLVHESAPGMCRFEDRLWSDLGDTVAAVSRALGNPPRLRALLTGIPLPAKTNLLVRWERQADRQAGYVPFPNPIGRLL; via the coding sequence TTGACCGCCTCGACCACCGCCGCGGCGGGTCTGAGCGTCGACACCGCTGATCTGCTGACCGCCCACACGATTCTCGGCTGCCTTGTCCGGGAAGTCGCCGGACCCGAACGGCGGACGGGGATCGTCGACCGCTTCCTCGTGGTGCACCTGCCCTATACCGGCCGCACGCTGCGGGCCCGGCTGCGCCGCGCGTCCACCGTCGCGGCACACCGCTTCACCGGGCCCGTCCAGTCCGAACAGGACGATGGCGGGTGGCGGTCGTGCGCCGCCGACGAACTGGCCGCGCTGATCGACGCCGAACTCACCCTGCGCACCGGCCACGGGAACGACGAGTTCGCCGGGCAGGTCGCGGCCAGCCGTGACGCGCTCGAGGACATCCTGCGCACCCGGCCGAAGTCCGCCGACCGGCCGGTGCCGGGATCCGCGGGCGCCTACCTCGACTCCGAACAGTCCTTGGTGGCCGGGCATCCGCGCCACCCGACGCCGAAGTCGCGGTCCGGCGGCTCCGAGCAGTGGCGGCGCTACGCCCCCGAGTCGCGGTCGGCGTTCCCGTTGCGTTGGCTGGCCGCACCCGCCGAACTTGTCCGCGACCACGCCGTCGACGACCTGGGGTTCGATGGGCACGCGCGGACCGCGGACTTGCCTGTGCCAGAAGGATTCCGCGCGCTCCCGGTGCACCCGTGGCAGTTCGCGCTGATGTCCGCCGACAACGCCGCGGGCCCGATCCTGCGCGCGGCGATGGCGGCGGGCGCGCTGCGCGACCTCGGCGAGACGGGCCCCCAGTTCCATCCGACGGCCAGCGTTCGCACGCTCTACCAGCCTGAAACCGACCTGTTCCTCAAGACCAGCCTCAACGTGCGGATCACCAACTGCCTGCGCAAGAACTCCGACTACGAACTCGCGGGTGCCGTCGAACTCACCCGGCTGCTCGCCGAACCGTGCGCACGCGTGACGCGCGAACACCCGGGATTCGGGTTCCTGCCCGAGCCCGCCGCGCGCACCGTCGACCTCCCCGCTCGTTACGGCGACAGGCGGGGGCGGCACGCGCTGCTGGAGGGATTCGGCACCATCGTGCGCGGCGGCCTGGGCGAGCACCTCGGTGGCCAGGTGCACCTCGCGGGCGCCCTCGCCGCCGAGCACCGCGATCCGGTGGGAACCCGAACGCGCTTGGCCGATCTCGTCGGGACGGCGAACGTCGAGGCGTGGGCGCTGCGGTGGTGGCACCGGTACACGAACCTGCTTGTCCCGCCGGTCCTGAGCCTGTGGGCCGAACACGGCGTGGTGCTGGAACCGCACCCGCAGAACGTGCTGGTCGTGCTCGGCCCGGACAGCATGCCGGTGCGGGTGCTCGCCCGTGACCTGGAAGGCACGAAGCTCCTCACCGACCGGCACCTGGACACCCTCGCCGCGCTGCCCGCCGACGTCGCCCGCGCGGTGGCCTACGACGACGAACGCGCGTGGAACCGGATCGCCTACTGCCTTTTCGTCAACCACCTGACCGAGTTCGCGGGCGCCCTCGCCGATCTGGTGCACGAGTCGGCGCCGGGGATGTGCCGGTTCGAGGACCGGCTGTGGTCCGACCTCGGCGACACGGTGGCCGCGGTGAGCCGCGCCTTGGGGAACCCGCCGCGGCTGCGGGCGCTGCTGACCGGGATTCCGTTGCCCGCCAAGACGAATCTGCTCGTCCGGTGGGAGCGCCAAGCCGACCGGCAGGCGGGCTATGTCCCCTTTCCCAACCCGATCGGCCGCCTTCTCTGA
- a CDS encoding DUF6463 family protein, whose translation MNNVNITRAAGWIAIVGSAFHLVATPFSRGSAWSEVFSQGWWNTVTLEPTPERLPVAEAFWLTPGSFAAPLLLFGALVVWSANQGHRVPAAFGWGITAWGVLAVSLLPASPGWMFPLIGGLIIAGDRQRVKVSA comes from the coding sequence GTGAACAACGTAAACATTACCCGCGCGGCAGGCTGGATCGCCATCGTGGGCAGCGCCTTCCATCTCGTCGCCACCCCGTTCTCGCGGGGTTCGGCCTGGTCCGAGGTGTTCTCTCAGGGCTGGTGGAACACCGTGACCCTCGAACCGACGCCCGAGCGGTTACCCGTGGCGGAGGCCTTCTGGCTCACCCCGGGCAGCTTCGCCGCACCGTTGCTGCTGTTCGGCGCACTGGTCGTGTGGTCGGCGAACCAGGGACACCGCGTCCCCGCCGCCTTCGGCTGGGGCATCACGGCCTGGGGTGTCCTCGCTGTCAGCCTGCTGCCCGCGTCGCCGGGATGGATGTTCCCGCTGATCGGCGGGTTGATCATCGCCGGTGACCGGCAGCGGGTGAAGGTCAGCGCCTGA
- a CDS encoding ATP-grasp domain-containing protein has protein sequence MRLYVTALPPTDAVTHGLLPAAARLGLETVLLTDRVEAHREAYRGLDCPPVVVEADVRDPGAVAARVRALASRFGRPAGLLSNSDHLQAVTALAAELLGLPAKPWAAAVRCKNKALARSVLAEAGLDVVRCGQLDPALPLSELASLAVPFPAVVKPREGVASEDALLVTDLADLAARVAEIRTRRPEATLVVEEYLAGDVRTYDTLGDGKSLYHFGSWRTSLGAPPHFAETRMEWAPRLPPAVEAHLRAQLAALGVGLGACHTEFVVDGDRARIIEVNYRLIGDTMDLICAELLGIDLFAQVIRLHLGESLPAGLPDPVGLARHARVDYVTADRAGVLVAAPPAGEFTVDGVRLGHRRMRDVGVAADWHGTNRDYLSAVHAIGPDRSTVDKTVEEFLAGQRWVIEPVVAA, from the coding sequence TTGCGGCTCTACGTCACCGCGCTTCCGCCGACTGACGCGGTCACCCACGGTCTGCTCCCGGCCGCCGCCCGGCTCGGTCTGGAGACGGTGCTGCTGACCGACCGTGTCGAGGCGCACCGGGAGGCGTACCGCGGCCTTGACTGTCCGCCGGTTGTGGTCGAGGCGGACGTGCGCGACCCGGGTGCGGTGGCCGCGCGGGTACGGGCCCTGGCCTCCCGGTTCGGCAGGCCCGCGGGCCTGCTCAGCAACAGCGACCACCTGCAAGCGGTGACCGCGCTCGCCGCGGAGTTGCTGGGGCTGCCCGCGAAACCGTGGGCGGCGGCGGTGCGCTGCAAGAACAAGGCGCTCGCCCGGTCGGTCCTGGCCGAGGCCGGGTTGGACGTGGTGCGCTGCGGCCAGCTCGATCCGGCGCTGCCGTTGTCCGAACTGGCAAGCCTGGCCGTGCCGTTCCCCGCGGTGGTCAAACCGCGCGAAGGCGTGGCCAGCGAGGACGCGCTGCTCGTCACCGACTTGGCCGACCTCGCCGCCCGAGTCGCCGAGATCAGGACTCGCAGGCCCGAGGCGACCCTGGTCGTCGAGGAGTACCTGGCCGGTGACGTAAGGACCTACGACACGCTCGGCGACGGGAAATCGCTGTACCACTTCGGTTCCTGGCGGACCAGCCTCGGCGCCCCGCCACACTTCGCCGAGACCCGCATGGAGTGGGCACCGCGGCTGCCGCCCGCCGTCGAGGCGCACCTGCGCGCCCAACTCGCCGCGCTCGGCGTCGGATTGGGCGCGTGCCACACGGAGTTCGTCGTCGACGGCGACCGGGCGCGGATCATCGAGGTCAACTACCGGCTCATCGGCGACACCATGGACCTGATCTGCGCCGAGCTGCTCGGCATCGACCTGTTCGCCCAGGTGATCCGACTGCATCTGGGGGAGTCCCTGCCCGCCGGGCTGCCCGACCCGGTGGGTCTGGCCCGGCACGCCAGGGTGGACTACGTGACGGCGGACCGCGCGGGTGTCCTGGTCGCCGCGCCGCCCGCAGGCGAGTTCACCGTCGACGGGGTCCGGTTGGGGCACCGGCGGATGCGGGACGTGGGGGTCGCGGCGGACTGGCACGGCACGAACCGCGACTACCTGTCCGCGGTGCACGCGATCGGACCCGATCGGTCCACAGTGGACAAGACGGTTGAAGAGTTCCTCGCCGGACAGCGCTGGGTGATCGAACCCGTGGTGGCGGCGTGA
- a CDS encoding IucA/IucC family protein — MTVEAELLRRVVDALLREDHLGLAERGALGDRPAGQDWAGPWWCAPLPRERRVHLPVEPDGFLAEYRLARPLVVVAGQVLDTLAEVLAALAPADDPEAEQGWADFVEECAQTLAVVRLHETARGELYAKIRAEPGAEGFRELLHHESLAALRDHPVHPTGRCRWGLDEADLRRYAPEFLPELKVGWTTVPRDSVRLSPTLAARLPDWWPEAAVGHLAVPVHPLTGNVDGSLLATPTLSTRTVALADHPGVHLKLPMPTATLGKRNSRTIKPGTLADGDTVHRLLRAILDREPALRERILLADESAWLDSADDLLAVLVRRYPADLEDDTLAPVAALLAEDPATPGGTLLDAFAARHTGGDTDAWLDTYLTLLLDWHVALWVRYGVALEAHQQNITVAMADRDPWLRLVYKDDDGARIDCERLSEALGLPVTPDSFADQRMCVTGEDDLADLFITITLHLCAGALIVEHAGDDLARRARLFALLRNRIEQALVRWTVLADPRSVAAAEAVRRRVLEAEHLPVKAMVTAGTLLPKHRLGCTDINKHYRHAGPNYLRPRS; from the coding sequence GTGACGGTCGAGGCTGAGCTGCTCCGCCGGGTGGTGGACGCGCTGCTGCGCGAGGATCACCTCGGTCTGGCCGAGCGGGGTGCACTCGGTGATCGGCCCGCGGGCCAGGACTGGGCAGGGCCATGGTGGTGCGCGCCGCTGCCACGGGAGCGGCGGGTGCACCTGCCGGTGGAGCCGGACGGGTTCCTTGCCGAGTACCGGCTCGCACGTCCCTTGGTCGTCGTGGCCGGGCAGGTGCTCGACACGCTTGCCGAGGTGTTGGCCGCACTCGCGCCCGCGGACGACCCGGAGGCGGAGCAAGGCTGGGCGGATTTCGTCGAAGAGTGTGCGCAAACGCTTGCTGTCGTGCGGCTGCACGAGACGGCGCGCGGCGAGTTGTACGCCAAGATCAGGGCGGAGCCCGGCGCCGAAGGGTTTCGTGAGCTGCTGCACCACGAGTCGCTGGCCGCGCTGCGCGACCACCCCGTGCACCCGACCGGCCGCTGCCGCTGGGGCCTCGACGAGGCCGACCTGCGCCGCTACGCGCCGGAGTTCCTGCCCGAGCTAAAGGTCGGCTGGACCACCGTCCCCCGGGACTCGGTGCGGCTCTCGCCGACGCTGGCCGCCCGGCTCCCGGACTGGTGGCCCGAAGCGGCCGTCGGTCACCTCGCGGTGCCGGTGCATCCGTTGACCGGAAACGTGGACGGGTCGCTGCTCGCGACACCGACGTTGTCGACTCGCACGGTGGCACTCGCCGACCACCCCGGCGTCCACCTCAAGCTGCCGATGCCGACCGCCACCCTCGGCAAACGCAACAGCCGCACCATCAAGCCCGGCACGCTGGCCGACGGCGACACCGTGCACCGGCTGCTGCGGGCGATCCTGGACCGCGAACCCGCGCTGCGCGAACGGATCCTGCTCGCCGACGAGTCAGCCTGGCTCGACAGCGCCGACGACCTGCTCGCCGTGCTGGTCCGCCGCTATCCCGCCGACCTTGAGGACGACACGCTCGCACCCGTCGCCGCGCTGCTCGCCGAAGACCCGGCGACCCCAGGCGGCACGCTGCTCGACGCGTTCGCCGCCCGGCACACCGGCGGCGACACCGACGCCTGGCTCGACACCTACCTGACTCTGCTGCTCGACTGGCATGTCGCGCTGTGGGTCCGCTACGGCGTGGCGCTGGAGGCGCACCAGCAGAACATCACCGTTGCCATGGCCGACCGTGATCCCTGGCTTCGCTTGGTCTACAAGGACGACGACGGCGCGCGGATCGACTGCGAGCGCCTCTCCGAAGCGCTGGGGCTCCCCGTGACGCCGGACTCGTTCGCCGATCAGCGGATGTGCGTCACCGGCGAGGACGACCTCGCCGACCTGTTCATCACGATCACCCTGCACCTGTGCGCGGGCGCGCTGATCGTCGAGCACGCGGGCGACGACCTGGCGCGCCGGGCGCGGTTGTTCGCCTTGCTGCGGAACAGGATCGAGCAGGCGCTGGTCCGCTGGACCGTCTTGGCCGACCCCAGGTCCGTCGCGGCGGCCGAAGCGGTGCGCAGGCGGGTGCTGGAGGCGGAACACTTACCGGTCAAGGCGATGGTCACCGCCGGGACCCTGCTTCCCAAGCACCGCCTCGGCTGCACGGACATCAACAAGCACTACCGCCACGCCGGCCCGAACTATCTGCGCCCCAGGAGCTGA
- a CDS encoding maltotransferase domain-containing protein, which translates to MSGRLAIDDVSPIVSCGRYPSKAVVGEHIPVRATVWREGHDAVAATVTWRGPGDGRARRTAMKPFSEDRFTADIVPDHTGLWTVRVDAWSDPWATWRHAVEVKVAAAQGPEELANDLESGARLLERVSRRPDRNTDRKLLASAARALRDVSLPLPARIAEAVSEAVHRVMTEHPVRELLTKGKPQQMWVDRKTALYGSWYEFFPRSTGGVDANGQAVHGTFRTAIKELDRVADMGFDVVYLPPIHPIGAVNRKGPNNSVLSQPGDVGSTWAIGSADGGHDAIHPELGTFEDFDAFVARARELDLEVALDFALQCAPDHPWVTSNPEWFTTRPDGSIAYAENPPKKYQDIYPINFDNDPEGLYAETLRVVLLWVEHRVRIFRVDNPHTKPPDFWEWLIKQVKAVDPGVLFLSEAFTRPARLYGLARLGFTQSYTYFTWRTSKQDLIDFGVDLVEHADEARPNLFVNTPDILHASLQHGGPAMFAIRAALAATTAPTWGVYSGYELYEHQAVREGSEEYLDSEKYQLRPRDYARALADGRSLQPWITRLNAIRRAHPALQQLRTLRFHHVDNDALIAYSKTDPATGDTVVTVVTLDPNVTQEGTVWLDLGALGLDPHGSYTAFDEVSGQTWLWGAANYVRLDPWNAVAHIVHLRR; encoded by the coding sequence GTGAGCGGTCGGCTGGCAATCGATGACGTCTCCCCGATCGTGTCGTGCGGTCGTTACCCCTCCAAGGCCGTGGTCGGCGAGCACATACCCGTGCGCGCGACCGTGTGGCGGGAGGGACACGACGCCGTGGCGGCCACGGTGACCTGGAGAGGGCCCGGCGACGGCAGGGCCCGCCGCACCGCGATGAAACCCTTCTCCGAAGACCGGTTCACCGCCGACATCGTTCCCGACCACACCGGTCTGTGGACGGTCCGCGTCGACGCCTGGAGCGATCCGTGGGCCACGTGGCGGCACGCGGTCGAGGTGAAGGTCGCGGCGGCGCAGGGGCCCGAGGAACTCGCCAACGACCTGGAATCCGGCGCGCGGCTGCTGGAGCGGGTCTCCCGCAGGCCGGACCGCAACACCGACCGCAAACTGCTCGCGTCCGCGGCGCGCGCGCTGCGTGATGTCTCGCTGCCGCTGCCCGCGCGTATCGCCGAGGCGGTCTCCGAAGCGGTGCACCGGGTGATGACCGAGCACCCGGTGCGGGAGTTGTTGACCAAGGGCAAGCCGCAGCAGATGTGGGTCGACCGCAAGACCGCGCTCTACGGCTCCTGGTACGAGTTCTTCCCGCGTTCGACCGGCGGAGTGGACGCCAACGGGCAGGCGGTGCACGGCACGTTCAGGACCGCGATCAAGGAACTGGACCGGGTCGCGGACATGGGCTTCGACGTGGTGTACCTGCCGCCGATCCACCCCATCGGCGCGGTGAACCGCAAGGGCCCCAACAACAGTGTGCTGTCCCAGCCCGGCGACGTCGGCTCCACGTGGGCCATCGGGTCGGCCGACGGCGGCCACGACGCGATCCACCCGGAGCTGGGGACGTTCGAGGACTTCGACGCGTTCGTCGCCCGGGCGCGGGAACTCGACCTCGAGGTGGCGCTCGACTTCGCGCTGCAGTGCGCGCCGGACCACCCGTGGGTCACGTCGAACCCGGAGTGGTTCACCACCCGCCCGGACGGGTCGATCGCCTACGCGGAGAACCCGCCGAAGAAGTACCAGGACATCTACCCGATCAACTTCGACAACGACCCGGAGGGCCTCTACGCGGAGACGTTGCGCGTTGTCCTGCTGTGGGTCGAGCACAGGGTGCGGATCTTCCGGGTCGACAACCCGCACACCAAGCCGCCGGACTTCTGGGAGTGGCTGATCAAGCAGGTCAAGGCGGTCGACCCGGGCGTGCTGTTCCTGTCCGAGGCGTTCACCCGGCCCGCGCGGCTCTACGGCTTGGCGCGACTCGGTTTCACCCAGTCCTACACGTACTTCACGTGGCGCACGAGCAAGCAGGACCTGATCGACTTCGGCGTCGACTTGGTCGAGCACGCCGACGAGGCACGGCCGAACCTGTTCGTCAACACCCCCGACATCCTGCACGCGTCGCTGCAGCACGGCGGCCCGGCGATGTTCGCCATCCGGGCCGCGCTGGCCGCGACGACGGCGCCCACGTGGGGTGTGTACTCCGGTTACGAGCTGTACGAACACCAGGCCGTCCGCGAGGGCAGCGAGGAGTACCTCGACTCGGAGAAGTACCAGCTACGGCCGCGCGATTACGCGCGGGCGCTGGCCGACGGGCGCTCGCTGCAGCCGTGGATCACCCGGCTCAACGCGATCCGCCGGGCGCACCCGGCGCTGCAGCAACTGCGGACCCTGCGGTTCCACCATGTGGACAACGACGCGCTGATCGCCTACTCGAAGACCGATCCGGCCACCGGCGACACCGTGGTCACGGTCGTGACCCTCGACCCGAACGTCACGCAGGAGGGCACGGTGTGGCTCGACCTCGGCGCGCTCGGCCTGGACCCGCACGGGTCCTATACGGCGTTCGACGAGGTGTCCGGCCAGACCTGGCTGTGGGGGGCGGCGAACTACGTCCGGCTCGACCCGTGGAACGCCGTCGCCCACATCGTGCACCTCAGGCGCTGA
- a CDS encoding TetR/AcrR family transcriptional regulator, translating into MSTSAGKPYHHGDLRRALITAARELVRETGPAKLTLRGVAARAEVSPAAPYRHFADRDALLAGVAEQGFVELAEAMTPNEPSLDALHQVGAAYLEFALREPQLYRLMFGPVDRTAHPGLAAAESGLTEIFREALRNAQIAGVVQPQDPEDVMLTMRCVMHGLTSLVVDGQIAAEQAADAARRVMSVVDRGLLPR; encoded by the coding sequence ATGTCAACATCGGCTGGCAAGCCATACCACCACGGCGACCTGAGACGCGCGCTGATCACCGCCGCGCGCGAGTTGGTTCGCGAGACCGGACCGGCGAAACTCACCCTGCGCGGGGTCGCCGCGCGGGCCGAGGTGTCCCCCGCCGCGCCCTACCGGCACTTCGCCGACCGCGACGCCCTGCTCGCGGGTGTGGCCGAACAGGGCTTCGTCGAACTGGCCGAAGCCATGACACCGAACGAACCGAGCCTCGACGCGCTGCACCAGGTCGGCGCCGCGTACCTCGAGTTCGCCCTGCGGGAGCCGCAGCTCTACCGGCTGATGTTCGGCCCGGTCGACCGCACCGCCCATCCCGGGCTCGCCGCCGCCGAGAGCGGGCTCACCGAGATCTTCCGCGAGGCGCTGCGAAACGCCCAGATCGCGGGAGTCGTCCAGCCGCAAGATCCCGAAGACGTCATGCTGACTATGCGGTGCGTGATGCACGGCCTGACATCACTGGTGGTGGACGGCCAGATCGCCGCCGAGCAGGCCGCCGACGCCGCCAGACGGGTGATGTCCGTCGTCGACCGAGGTCTGCTTCCACGCTGA
- the glgP gene encoding alpha-glucan family phosphorylase has protein sequence MRAVRRFTVRAGLPEQLADLGTLATNLRWTWHPPTQDLFAAVDQDIWQRVGGDPLHLLAQVPAERLERLAGDEEFLGRVREISDDLRDYMEAPRWYQNRAQEVDGTRFPAAIAYFSMEFGVTEALPNYSGGLGVLAGDHLKAASDLGVPLIGVGLLYRSGYFRQSLSLDGWQVEHYPVIDPSGLPLEPLAEPSGAPILVHVAMPGGRILRARIWKAQVGRVPLLLLDSDIEENSDDLRGVTDRLYGGDQDHRIRQEILAGIGGVRAVRTYCELTGTPQPEVFHTNEGHAGFLGLERVRELVSGHNLDVDQALSAVRAGTVFTTHTPVPAGIDRFPIDLVQHYFGDESLLPGIDLRRILSLGAEENAGMFNMAHMGLRLAQRANGVSKLHGAVSRSMFGGLWPGFDTDEVPISSVTNGVHGPTWAAVEMASAFDEEDPSSVIESMSDAELWKLRCGLRERLVGEVRRRVRAAWLQRGASALELNWTDSVFDPDVLTVGFARRVPTYKRLTLMLRDPERLRALLLHPERPVQLVVAGKSHPADDGGKALIQQIVRFADDAGVRHRIVFLPDYDMSMARYLYWGCDVWLNNPMRPLEACGTSGMKAALNGGLNLSIRDGWWDEFYDGSNGWAIPTADGVTDPVRRDDLEAAALYELLGSQVAPLYYDRDQGGVPSRWMAMVRHTLMSLGPQVQASRMVREYVEAHYAPAATAGALAQVDGFRAAKDLAEYRRRLSGSWPHIRVTSCELSLDEGQMPVIGDRVQVQASVDLAGLDPHDVEVQAVVGRVSDADELSDVVTATMRPVGSGRYSAEISLPHAGALGVTARVLPKHGLLATHAELGKVVLA, from the coding sequence GTGAGAGCCGTACGCCGATTCACCGTCCGTGCCGGTCTTCCCGAGCAGCTTGCCGATCTCGGCACGCTTGCCACGAACCTGCGCTGGACGTGGCACCCGCCCACCCAGGACCTCTTCGCCGCCGTCGACCAGGACATCTGGCAGCGCGTCGGCGGGGATCCGCTGCACCTGCTCGCGCAGGTTCCCGCCGAGCGGCTCGAGCGGCTCGCGGGGGACGAGGAGTTCCTCGGCCGCGTGCGGGAGATCTCCGACGACCTGCGCGACTACATGGAGGCGCCGCGCTGGTACCAGAACCGCGCCCAGGAGGTCGACGGGACGAGATTCCCCGCGGCCATCGCCTACTTCTCGATGGAGTTCGGCGTCACCGAGGCGCTGCCGAACTACTCCGGCGGGCTGGGCGTGCTCGCCGGTGACCACCTCAAGGCCGCGTCGGACCTCGGCGTGCCGCTGATCGGTGTCGGCCTGCTCTACCGCTCCGGCTACTTCCGCCAGTCGCTCTCGCTCGACGGCTGGCAGGTCGAGCACTACCCGGTCATCGACCCCAGCGGGCTGCCGCTGGAGCCGCTCGCCGAGCCGTCCGGCGCGCCCATCCTGGTGCACGTCGCGATGCCGGGCGGGCGCATTCTGCGGGCCCGGATCTGGAAGGCGCAGGTCGGCCGGGTGCCGCTGCTGCTGCTCGACTCGGACATCGAGGAGAACTCCGACGATCTTCGCGGCGTCACCGACCGGCTCTACGGCGGCGACCAGGACCACCGCATCCGCCAGGAGATCCTCGCGGGCATCGGCGGCGTCCGCGCGGTGCGCACCTACTGTGAGCTGACCGGCACCCCGCAGCCCGAGGTGTTCCACACCAACGAGGGCCACGCCGGGTTCCTCGGCCTGGAGCGGGTCCGCGAACTGGTCTCCGGGCACAACCTCGACGTCGACCAGGCGCTGTCCGCCGTGCGCGCGGGGACCGTGTTCACCACGCACACCCCCGTGCCCGCGGGCATCGACCGGTTCCCGATCGATCTCGTGCAGCACTACTTCGGCGACGAGTCCCTGCTGCCCGGGATCGATCTGCGCCGCATCCTCTCCCTCGGCGCCGAGGAGAACGCGGGCATGTTCAACATGGCGCACATGGGCCTGCGCCTCGCGCAGCGCGCCAATGGCGTCTCCAAGCTGCACGGCGCGGTGAGCCGGTCCATGTTCGGCGGTTTGTGGCCGGGCTTCGACACCGACGAGGTGCCGATCTCGTCGGTCACCAACGGCGTCCACGGCCCCACGTGGGCCGCCGTCGAGATGGCGTCGGCCTTCGACGAGGAAGACCCGTCGTCGGTCATCGAGTCGATGAGCGACGCCGAGCTGTGGAAGCTGCGGTGCGGGCTGCGTGAGCGGCTCGTCGGCGAGGTCCGCAGGCGGGTGCGCGCGGCGTGGCTGCAGCGCGGGGCGTCGGCGCTCGAACTGAACTGGACCGACTCGGTCTTCGACCCGGACGTGCTCACCGTCGGCTTCGCCCGCCGGGTGCCGACGTACAAGCGGCTCACGCTCATGCTCCGCGACCCGGAGCGCCTGCGGGCGCTGCTGCTGCACCCGGAACGCCCGGTGCAGCTCGTCGTCGCGGGCAAGTCGCACCCGGCCGACGACGGCGGCAAGGCGCTGATCCAGCAGATCGTCCGGTTCGCCGACGACGCCGGGGTCCGCCACCGCATCGTCTTCCTGCCCGACTACGACATGTCGATGGCCCGCTACCTGTACTGGGGCTGCGACGTCTGGCTCAACAACCCGATGCGCCCGCTGGAGGCGTGCGGCACCTCCGGTATGAAGGCGGCGCTGAACGGCGGCCTCAATCTGTCCATTCGGGACGGTTGGTGGGACGAGTTCTACGACGGCAGCAACGGCTGGGCCATTCCGACCGCCGACGGCGTCACCGACCCGGTCCGTCGCGACGACCTGGAGGCGGCGGCGCTCTATGAGCTGCTCGGTTCGCAGGTCGCACCGCTGTACTACGACCGCGACCAGGGTGGGGTGCCCAGCCGCTGGATGGCGATGGTGCGCCACACCCTGATGTCGCTCGGCCCGCAGGTGCAGGCCTCGCGCATGGTCCGCGAGTACGTCGAGGCGCACTACGCGCCCGCGGCCACCGCGGGCGCGCTCGCGCAGGTCGACGGCTTCCGGGCCGCCAAGGACCTCGCGGAGTACCGGCGGCGGCTGTCCGGTTCGTGGCCGCACATCCGGGTCACCAGCTGCGAGCTCTCGCTCGACGAGGGGCAGATGCCGGTGATCGGCGACCGGGTCCAGGTGCAGGCCTCGGTCGACCTGGCCGGACTCGACCCGCATGACGTCGAGGTGCAGGCGGTGGTCGGCCGGGTCAGTGACGCGGACGAACTGAGCGACGTGGTGACCGCCACGATGCGGCCGGTCGGGTCCGGGCGGTACTCGGCGGAGATCTCACTCCCGCACGCGGGCGCGCTCGGGGTCACCGCGCGGGTGCTGCCCAAGCACGGTCTGCTCGCCACGCACGCGGAACTGGGCAAGGTCGTGCTCGCCTGA